A segment of the Bactrocera neohumeralis isolate Rockhampton chromosome 3, APGP_CSIRO_Bneo_wtdbg2-racon-allhic-juicebox.fasta_v2, whole genome shotgun sequence genome:
gccacACAACCCTTTTCAGTGAATGCATTGATATTTTCTACGAAAATTCCTGGCAGCGCTGACACTGCAGAAGAGGGGAAacttaaatattcattttttatgtCATAAAAATGGTAAACCTATCGCACAGTTAATGTCTTGTTACCAGCAGCAGTACAGCGCTAAGTAACGGTAATATTGCCGTGGCAGCGTACTCTATACTCCACGCCATCGAAGTGACTTTCGGGTACTTCGTTCCCGCAACAGCGCCTATAGCAGCGGAAATGTATACCAAAAAAACTCACCGGATCGTGTATGCCCGCCAGCGGTATGTGATTGCCGTCTTCGCCAGCATTCGCCACATATTTCTCAAGTTTCTTCAGTTCCTGTTCGATGGGTGTCCATTCGCTCTTCATCGCCAAAGCGAGTATCTTATTCGAGGTGTCGCGTATTGAAGCGCCCGCGCTCGGCGGCTTCGGTGTTGGGAAGCCCTCAGTCTCCTTCTTATCGCCATTGCTAGAGCTGTCGTCCTTCTGATCGGAGTCGGCTTTACTGGCCGGTGTGGCGCGTTCACTGGCAGTGGTCGACTCTTCTGGCGTGTTCGCGCCGACCGCGCCAGCAACATTCGAAGGCGTACGTCGGCCAATACCGCCACCAGCGCCGCCACGCCCACCACGTTTGCCCGGTTGTGACATTGTGTATTGCAAATTTAAACGGTTTTATCAATAGCACGGACAATTTGCATTTTGGTGAACACTACATTTTGCTGCACATTGCCAACACATACAGACGCAAacgattttgttgtatttgtgtatgGGTTTCTTGCAATTTCTGCTTTGGGGCGCACTTGAACTGACTTTGGGTCGATTACACAACGAAAATTCTCACTTTTATCACAACTAGCAAATAGCCACTTCCATTCCTTTGTTATACGAAATCAGGCTTTAACTTTTCATTGTACTCCCAACTTAtagttatgatttttttattattttttagcagTGATTATtgtatttatcttatttttctctttaaagatgtaaaaaattgcttaaaataatttgaattcatGACTTGAGTCACATAACTGCACTTAAAGCCATTTCACTACACTTCTgcttgtatataattatatatatatacatatgtaccatgcatgtatgtacatacacacatacaagtatatttgatattaatccTTTGCCCAGTTACATGcgagaaattttgaaaaccaaCCGTTTGCGACGAGCGACTCCGACTTTCTGATTTTTCACGTTCAATCCTGCCTCAGGTAAACCTCGGCAAACGGGCTTTCCAGCGCCTAAGCCATGTGACCGGAAGCTACCTTAGCAACATGACGAATACTTGCGCAGTAACGGAAGACGCCATGGAAGTGCTGGCTTCTTGCATTTGTTTGCAGCCGCGTCAACTTGTTTGATTTCGCCAGCCGCTACGCCGTCaagatttgtttgtttacatttgttgATTGTTTATTATGCGTTGATATGTTGAGACGAAGCCGCGAAATGAGAAAAACTTGGAGCGTGCAGTGCCCACGTCGCTCTGGCATAGCGCCACACTCAATTTGTTAGTTCTCTTCAGTAGCCCTCATGTACACAAGTGTTAATTACCTTGCTTGCACAACCAAAGCacttacatataaattaaattaagtcaaCACTCTCGCTAAGTTTTTATAGGCTATGGGAATGCACATAAAAAGCGACCTTTGAGACGCGCCGATTAATTTGGCTTTTCAGATTCTAACAGATTAGTGCTGATGTGTTTCACGCAAAGATCAAGATCTAAAGATCCGAATGAAAGCGCCTTAAATGTCACTtgaagtacacatacatacacatacaaatacatgtatgtatatagtatactcaCATGTAGACAAGCGCTAGCGGAGGCAGATAACAGCTTGCATACAATTTTCAACTTGCAATCGAATATAAACAACATACATTGTGGCcgagtacccggaaattgtagtTTAAAATTCCttggtaaatgatatttcaaaaccaaaatgtattttgttaagttgctaggactgtccttaattactatgccacaTATGAACGCGATCGGGTAACcggtttgtttacagcagctgcttacaTTGGTACGattggtacaaagccttcaaagacggtcgagtgatcgttgaagacataccgcgttctggacgatcttcgacctctttaactgatgaaaataatagaaaagaGAAGAATAtgttgcttgaaaatcgtctcACGACTCCGTTCGTATgatttttgtggatattttgggtatgaaacgtgcCCTTGCTTGACTCgtaccgataaagctgattttttttccaaaaagagtgATTGTGCGAACTCTGATCCCACATTTATGGAGAGCAAAACGACTGCCGATGAGACGTGGGTTCGTCAGTTTGACATGCAAAGGAGTCAACAGTCATTGGAATGGAACTCGTTTCAGTCGAAcaaactgaaggccatcccaaaaactgcttatgaaaaatgtttcgaagactggaaaaatTGTTGACATAAGTCTTTTATATCTGGTGGGGATtgctttgaaggcgacaaaataaatattaaatattttgcgttttctttacaatttccgggtactatTTTAGCACAATGTACctacatattattatttatatgtatgctttACTCTTGTCACTTTGTTTGTGTATGTTTATGTGCTATTATCTTATTtgcaattgatttattttatttagcttCGGTTTATAAGGAGAACGCTTGTGCGCGAGTGTCAACAATTGAGAATATGCAACCgccgaaattataaaatttgaaagttcaCAAGGTGACGgagaaacgaaagaaaaattGCCGATTTGCATTTCTGAGTTGTAGATTGTTTTCGAGTTGGTTGCTTCAACGGAAACTCGTGAAtgattttatatacaagtatatatgtatattgatgttttttatataaaaaacttgtACCGTTAGTTATATctctcaaattaaaaacaaataaaataaagaagtttgAGCAcaattttgtagaattttattttttatataaactttagATGAATCAATAACTTTGGAATGTAAGTTTCATTATGAAAACCCTTTAACTCTCCGATTCCTTTTGAAACCACTCCTGCAATTCGtactttttgatttttccaGAGGTTGTCTTTGGATACTCTTCCACGCATCGAACATAGCGCGGCACTTTGAAGTGTGCTATTTTGCCCTGGCAAAATTTCTTCACATCTTCTTGTGTAAGCTTGTTCGCACCAGAGCGCAAACGTATGTAAGCGCAAATCTCCTCGCCCATACGCTTGTCGGGTACACCAACTACCTGCAAAACACGTGATAACCACAGTGCGATGAGCGTTCATAGTAGCAATATTATGTCAATGTCTCAATTTACCTGAGATTCTATGATATCCTCATGTGTGTCTAGGAAATCTTCAATCTCCTTTGGGAATATGTTTTCTCCACCACGAATTATCATATCTTTATTACGACCAGCAATACGCGCCACGCCGTCGGATTGTAGTATACATTTGTCACTTAAAACCAAATCGAAATATGGAaataaaacttaacaaattGTTCTTGTTAATCACAACACTCACCCTGTCTTGAGCCAGCCATGTTTATCTAGTGTTTCCTTCGTTTTGTCCGCATCGTCTTGATATTCGGTCATTACCACATAACCACGAACGCACAATTCCCCCAACTCGCCGAATTTAACCACCTCACCTTTATCGTTGATCACTTTTGCCTCAACGTGATCGTACAAGCGTCCAATCGTTTGGCTTGCTTCCTCCACGCTCTCAGTGCCCTCTTGTGTGAAGAATGCTGCACATGCTTCCGACATACCATATCCGACCAggaattcttttaaattaaatatcttcTTTGTTTGTGCGTAGATCTCGGGTGAACAAGCCGCACCACCCACAATGCCCAACTCTAATGTGTTAGTCGCATGCTTCGAAACCATCTGCTCTTCTAGCATACCCACATACATCGTTGGTGTGCCCAATATGAGGTGGCAACCTTCGTTGGCGATACTTTCCAGTGCCGCCTTACTATCGAACGTTGGGCTGGGCAGTACTAATGTAGCGCCATGCTTTACGGCAGCGTTCACCACACTCAAACCGAAAACGTGGAACATAGGTAAtgtcatacatatatgcttgtgACCGTTATGCAACTTCAAGGCCCTACCGAAATAATATCCTTGATTGAGAAAACTGAAGTTACTGAGTACCGCTAACTTGGGTTTACCAGTGGTTCCTGAAGTGAATTGTATACTACTCGCGTTTTCCGGCTTAATATTTCGAACATTTTCATTTAACTCGTCTATAAGTTTAACTTCCGTTGAAGACGGTTCACAAAGCAATTCAGCCCAATTTGTGAACTCCCCCGAAGAGGACTTGCCAGCTATGATGACGTGCCGTAAATGCGGAAATTGAGTAGTATCAATCGCGTGAGGCACAGCTGCACCGGCAGTAGGAAGTAAACTTttcaaaatcttataaaaattctGCTTGCCGCACTGTTCCGTTGTTATTAGCGTATGAACTTTGGCCTTCTTCAGCGCATAGTCGAGTTCCTGCGCCTGTAGCGCCGGATTTATACAAGCGGTTATATAACCGCCCAGCTGTGCAGCCAAGTAACTAATGTACCATTGTGTGCTGTTTGTGATCCAGAGACCCACAACATCCTGTCGTTGCATGCCGAGTCCTTGAAGTTTTACCGCAAGCTTTCCGGCTTCATGTATGACCTCTGCAAAGGTGTAACGCTTGTTTTCATAGCACGAAATGAGCGCAGTGCGATCTCCATACTTCGCAGCGGCTTCCTGAATCAGCGCTCCAAAGGTGCTGTACTGCAAAGGCTCCTTGCCCGTTTGATGAAAATAAGCTAAGTCCGAATAACTGAATGCGAATAAATTTTTAGCACATTTCAAAGTTAAAAAGTGGTCAGTAATCACCTTCGCTTATCTACTTGTGTCTGATAAGCTGCGAATTTCGTGAAATTACAGTTTACTTTTGCTCTTCGGCAGTGCGCTATGACACTGAAAATACCCGTATTTAATAGCATTTGTATGCACCTCGTATCTAGAACAGCACGAAAACAAAGAGCTTATCACGACAAGTGTTGTCCGTTCTGCGCGCGCTTCTGTACTGATTTAAACGAAAGTGGCCCGAGCGAGCGACTAACTATCCGGAGTCAAAGCTCGTGGTGTTTGTTTTGAAACTGGAGAAACTGATGTCGAGTACTATTTGATGGACTCCATGGTAGCGAGGTCAACCTGCACTGGCACGATTTCACTCAAACATTCATGTCAACCTTATCGCTCGCTCATAAGCATGATAACTTTACAGTCAGCGCTCACTCACTCAGCTCAACTAGCGTAAAGAAAGAAGCTTCCATTTGAATCGCTGATTGTCGTTCTGCCTTCGAAAAAATGCTTCAGTGCGTGACTCCAATGAGTGAAACCTAAGAAAACTAAGAAAAACGTTATACAAGTGACTGCCCTACTTCAGAttatacaattttgaatttgaacttATTCAAGTATGTCAAATTCTAAATACTCTCCTTTAAAGCAGCTGCTTTTGGTATGGTCCTAGCAATccgaattttttaatatttccgaAAGATCATAAACGCAtactttttttgcttggtaTTCTGAAAAATTGATTCTTCGGCTCCTCTAAGAGCGTCTCTCAACGTATGAGATACACGGTATTGGTATGACTTATACATTGGTGTGGTAAACTAAACCCCAAGGAAATAGAATGCTTGTGTATAGATCTACAGAGGTTGAATCGAATTTACATAGGTCTGAATTTGTTAAAAACATAGCCGAATCTCATAGTGATCTTAACCACTTGCTTTACCGAACAGTTATTCGGAGTGTCGCATAACCGGTAACAGGCAACCAAAAAATATCACAGCCATAGTGATAACTAACAGTGGctgcgagagagagagagagaaaattaAAGAATTCGCACATTCGGCAAAAAATCGTAATTTTACTCgacacatttaatttttcaaacacaaCTATAGACCGGACTCTTCACACACACTCACCtaatatttaataatcattAACGCAATCTAATCATGTCCATATGATTCAAGTACGCACCTCTGGCGCTCTCAATTTGTGCGCTCGCTGCGCTCTGGTTTGCTCGTCGCATTAAACCAATTTAGTCGTGCACTGACTGTTGGTGGCACACTAATGTGTACACCAAAGCCCCAGACTGTCTTACTTGAGTGCTGTCGGTAAAGACAGAAAATATTCCACTAAACTTATTAATACAATAGAAGACTGCGTGTCATAAAGTTTTATCGCCTTTCCGAGTGTCGCATCTTGTATGTTTATCGGTTCGTCGCTTAAAAAATAAGACATACAAGTATTTGCTCACACGCAACTGCCTTTGAGGTCTGCGTCGATTTAGAACACGGAAGCGACCTTCACCTTGAATCAATTACAACTGTGAGCTATGATGAGCAGCAAAGGGTTTGCCTTTACTCAgcatttctataaaaatgtGCTCAGCAGATCGCGCAGGCAGCGTTCTCTCGTTTGGCTCCGCCGGTGAGTATAGGTGTGCAAAGCGACTACATGTATACGCACACGAATGTAGATATTCAAGATCATTAAAAACAGACGGTTAACAACAAAGTACAATGTTAGATTTAATATGTTTGTACAGTAAGTGTAAATAAAGGCAATTGTTGGGATTGATAACACTCAATGCCAAACAAATAAAGTATCGTTAGCGCTATCTACTCCAGCGAACTTATAAAGGTGTTTAtctatattgataatttttttccattttcatttagTTTATCTGCGGAACCGCCAGCGGTTGTGAAAGGGCACAACTCTCACCCCGCGCACTTGCATTATATTGGCAAGCATCCTTTGGTATATCGCAGTGTTGGTCAGGAATTGGAACGTGCTGTTGCCGAATATGGCAGTACGGAGTCCATTGTTTCGTGTCACGAACAAAAGCGCTACACATTCCGCAGTCTCATTGAGGATGTCGATCGTGTTGCCGCCGGCCTTTTGAAACTTGGTCTGCAGCAAGGAGATCATGTGGGTATTTGGGCGCCCAACAACATGCACTGGTATCTAACAATGTTGGGAGCAGCACGCGCTGGTTTGGTGTCGGTAGGCATAAATCCCGCCTTTCAAGGGCCCGAAGTTGAATACTGTCTGAAGAAGGTCAAAGTGAAAGCAATAATAATGCCGGAGAGCTTTAAGACACAAAACTACTATGAAATCATAAAAGGTATTTGTCCGGAATTACCGGATAGTGTTGATGGCCGCATAAGGAGTGTCAACTTGCCTCATCTAAAGTATGTCGTTGTTGACACCCCCAACAAATTAAAAGGCGCACTTACTTTCGACGATTTGCTCGATCTGAGCAACCCAGCTGAGCGTGAGGCTATCAAGCAACTGCAACATCATATTATGCCAGACAGTGGTTGCAATATACAGTTCACCTCTGGCACCACGGGAAAACCGAAGGCCGCTGTCCTATCACATTACAATTTCGTTAATAACGGTATACACATCGGCGATCGTAATCAATTCGACGGTAGCTCTCGCATCTGCGTGCAAGTTCCGCTTTTTCATGTATATGGCGTGGTAATTACTATAATGTCTGCGATGACACATGGGAGCACCTTGGTGCTACCGGCAGCCGGGTTTAGTCCAGCCGATTCGTTACATGCCATTGTCAATGAGAAATGCACCGTTATACATGGCACACCCACCATGTACGTTGACCTAATCAAGAAACAGCGAGAACTAAAACTTCCGTTAGAGACTGCGAAAATGGCCGTCACTGGGGGAGCACCGTGTTCGCCTCAACTTTTCttagatattaaaaatgttttgggCCTGGATCATGTGCGCACCGTTTATGGCTTGACCGAAACCACAGCGGTAATATTCCAGTCCAGAGCGGGCG
Coding sequences within it:
- the LOC126752298 gene encoding medium-chain acyl-CoA ligase ACSF2, mitochondrial-like produces the protein MMSSKGFAFTQHFYKNVLSRSRRQRSLVWLRRLSAEPPAVVKGHNSHPAHLHYIGKHPLVYRSVGQELERAVAEYGSTESIVSCHEQKRYTFRSLIEDVDRVAAGLLKLGLQQGDHVGIWAPNNMHWYLTMLGAARAGLVSVGINPAFQGPEVEYCLKKVKVKAIIMPESFKTQNYYEIIKGICPELPDSVDGRIRSVNLPHLKYVVVDTPNKLKGALTFDDLLDLSNPAEREAIKQLQHHIMPDSGCNIQFTSGTTGKPKAAVLSHYNFVNNGIHIGDRNQFDGSSRICVQVPLFHVYGVVITIMSAMTHGSTLVLPAAGFSPADSLHAIVNEKCTVIHGTPTMYVDLIKKQRELKLPLETAKMAVTGGAPCSPQLFLDIKNVLGLDHVRTVYGLTETTAVIFQSRAGDKIEHILNTVGHLLEHIEAKVVDAEGHIVQFGEPGELYVRGYATMLEYYDDAEKTKETIGNDKWLKTGDQFILQADGYGRIVGRLKEMIIRGGENLFPKEIEDFLNSHPKIIEAHVIGVPDERLGEECCAFVRLQDGVETITHDEVKEFAKGKLAHFKVPRYMIPIDQFPRTASGKIQKFKLAEAYKEMQKQKQ
- the LOC126752299 gene encoding medium-chain acyl-CoA ligase ACSF2, mitochondrial-like; this translates as MLLNTGIFSVIAHCRRAKVNCNFTKFAAYQTQVDKRSYSDLAYFHQTGKEPLQYSTFGALIQEAAAKYGDRTALISCYENKRYTFAEVIHEAGKLAVKLQGLGMQRQDVVGLWITNSTQWYISYLAAQLGGYITACINPALQAQELDYALKKAKVHTLITTEQCGKQNFYKILKSLLPTAGAAVPHAIDTTQFPHLRHVIIAGKSSSGEFTNWAELLCEPSSTEVKLIDELNENVRNIKPENASSIQFTSGTTGKPKLAVLSNFSFLNQGYYFGRALKLHNGHKHICMTLPMFHVFGLSVVNAAVKHGATLVLPSPTFDSKAALESIANEGCHLILGTPTMYVGMLEEQMVSKHATNTLELGIVGGAACSPEIYAQTKKIFNLKEFLVGYGMSEACAAFFTQEGTESVEEASQTIGRLYDHVEAKVINDKGEVVKFGELGELCVRGYVVMTEYQDDADKTKETLDKHGWLKTGDKCILQSDGVARIAGRNKDMIIRGGENIFPKEIEDFLDTHEDIIESQVVGVPDKRMGEEICAYIRLRSGANKLTQEDVKKFCQGKIAHFKVPRYVRCVEEYPKTTSGKIKKYELQEWFQKESES